A window from Pseudomonas kribbensis encodes these proteins:
- a CDS encoding CbtB domain-containing protein, which translates to MSIISSTGSNTDKISSTTTLSQRLTAAIFASILGASLVYFAGFSHIEAVHNAAHDTRHSAAFPCH; encoded by the coding sequence ATGTCGATCATCAGCAGCACCGGCAGCAACACGGACAAAATCTCCAGCACCACCACCCTGAGCCAACGCCTGACCGCTGCGATCTTCGCGTCGATCCTGGGCGCCAGCCTGGTCTACTTCGCCGGTTTCTCGCACATCGAAGCGGTGCACAACGCCGCGCACGATACCCGCCACAGCGCCGCGTTCCCGTGCCATTGA
- a CDS encoding CbtA family protein, with the protein MIKRIAQTAGFTGLLAALLLTLLQSFWVSPLILQAETYEKAEPVAEVHEHAAGTAAHTHDAEAWEPENGWQRVVSTTGGNLVVAVGFALMLAGLYTLRAPTKTSQGLLWGLAGYATFVLAPTMGLPPELPGTAAADLASRQMWWIGTAASTAVGLALIAFGGNWLLKILGVAILAVPHVIGAPQPEVHSMLAPEALEAQFKIASQLTNVAFWLALGLISAWLFRRKGDGQYHA; encoded by the coding sequence ATGATCAAGCGTATTGCGCAGACTGCAGGTTTCACCGGCCTTCTGGCCGCCCTGCTGCTGACCTTGCTGCAAAGCTTCTGGGTTTCGCCGCTGATTCTCCAGGCAGAAACCTACGAGAAGGCCGAGCCGGTGGCCGAAGTTCACGAACACGCCGCCGGCACGGCCGCCCACACCCACGATGCCGAAGCCTGGGAGCCGGAAAACGGCTGGCAGCGCGTGGTCTCCACCACGGGCGGCAACCTGGTGGTAGCCGTAGGTTTCGCCCTGATGCTGGCGGGTCTTTACACCCTGCGTGCGCCGACCAAAACCTCGCAAGGCCTGCTCTGGGGTCTGGCGGGTTACGCGACGTTCGTGCTTGCACCGACCATGGGCTTGCCGCCCGAGCTGCCGGGCACTGCCGCCGCTGATCTGGCGTCGCGACAGATGTGGTGGATCGGCACTGCTGCTTCGACCGCTGTCGGCCTGGCGCTGATCGCGTTTGGTGGCAACTGGCTGCTGAAGATCCTTGGTGTGGCGATTCTTGCCGTGCCGCACGTGATCGGCGCCCCGCAGCCGGAAGTGCACTCGATGCTCGCCCCGGAAGCACTGGAAGCTCAATTCAAAATCGCTTCGCAGCTGACCAACGTGGCGTTCTGGCTGGCCCTGGGCCTGATCAGCGCCTGGTTGTTCCGCCGCAAAGGCGATGGTCAATACCACGCATGA
- a CDS encoding cobalamin biosynthesis protein, which produces MTDDSAAPTFVVGLGCQRGCPASTLRALLDQALQAHRIELEAVKALASIDLKRDEPGLQELAAQLALPLLYFSSEELASYQQRLSHHSQIAFERTGCYGVAESAALALAEQLIRAPAKLLISRQKYAQATLALAGAA; this is translated from the coding sequence ATGACCGATGACAGCGCAGCGCCGACCTTCGTGGTCGGCCTGGGCTGCCAGCGCGGCTGCCCGGCCAGTACGCTGCGCGCCTTGCTCGACCAGGCCTTGCAAGCCCACCGTATCGAACTCGAAGCGGTCAAGGCTTTGGCCAGCATCGACCTGAAACGCGACGAACCCGGCCTGCAGGAACTGGCGGCACAACTGGCGTTGCCGTTGCTGTACTTCAGCAGCGAGGAATTGGCCAGTTATCAGCAACGACTGAGTCACCATTCACAAATCGCCTTCGAACGCACCGGTTGCTACGGCGTGGCGGAAAGCGCTGCTTTGGCGCTGGCCGAACAGCTGATTCGGGCCCCGGCAAAACTGCTGATTTCCCGGCAGAAGTACGCTCAGGCAACCCTGGCATTGGCCGGCGCGGCGTAA
- the cobM gene encoding precorrin-4 C(11)-methyltransferase, whose product MTVYFIGAGPGDPELITVKGQRLIRSCPVIIYAGSLVPAAVLEGHAAETVVNSAELHLEQIIDLIKTAHAKGQDVARVHSGDPSLYGAIGEQIRYLRELQIPFEIIPGVTATAACAALLGAELTLPDISQSVILTRYADKTAMPVGEELGNLAQHGATMAIHLGVNHLEKILAELLPHYGADCPIAVIHRATWPDQDWVVGTLEDIAEKVAAKGFRRTALILVGRVLGSDHFSESSLYRAGHAHLYRP is encoded by the coding sequence ATGACCGTTTACTTCATCGGCGCCGGCCCCGGCGACCCGGAATTGATCACTGTCAAAGGCCAGCGGCTGATCCGCAGTTGCCCTGTGATCATCTATGCAGGTTCGCTGGTACCGGCGGCGGTACTGGAAGGTCATGCGGCAGAAACCGTGGTCAACAGCGCCGAATTGCATCTGGAACAGATCATCGACCTGATCAAGACCGCCCACGCCAAGGGCCAGGATGTGGCACGAGTGCATTCGGGCGATCCGAGCCTGTATGGCGCCATCGGCGAGCAGATTCGTTATCTGCGCGAGCTGCAAATCCCGTTCGAAATCATCCCCGGTGTCACCGCCACCGCCGCCTGCGCGGCGCTATTGGGCGCCGAACTCACGTTGCCGGACATCTCGCAAAGCGTGATCCTGACTCGTTATGCAGACAAGACGGCGATGCCTGTCGGGGAAGAACTGGGCAACCTGGCGCAGCACGGGGCGACCATGGCGATTCATCTGGGGGTCAATCATCTGGAGAAGATCCTCGCCGAGTTGCTGCCACACTACGGTGCGGATTGCCCGATTGCAGTGATTCACCGGGCGACGTGGCCGGATCAGGACTGGGTCGTCGGAACGCTGGAGGATATTGCCGAGAAGGTGGCGGCCAAAGGCTTTCGGCGTACGGCGTTGATTCTGGTCGGGCGGGTGTTGGGCAGCGATCATTTCAGTGAGTCGTCGCTGTATCGCGCGGGGCACGCACATTTGTATCGACCATAA
- the nfuA gene encoding Fe-S biogenesis protein NfuA yields MTAITITDAAHDYLADLLSKQNTPGIGIRVFITQPGTQYAETCIAYCKPGEEKPEDTALGLKSFTAYIDSFSEAFLDDAVVDYATDRMGGQLTIKAPNAKVPMVNADSPINERINYYLQTEINPGLASHGGQVSLIDVVEDGIAVLQFGGGCQGCGQADVTLKEGIERTLLERIPELKGVRDVTDHTQKENAYY; encoded by the coding sequence ATGACCGCTATTACCATTACCGACGCCGCCCATGATTACCTGGCCGATCTGCTGTCCAAGCAGAACACCCCGGGTATCGGCATCCGCGTCTTCATCACCCAGCCTGGCACCCAGTACGCCGAAACCTGCATTGCCTACTGCAAGCCGGGCGAAGAGAAACCTGAAGATACCGCGCTGGGGCTGAAAAGCTTCACTGCCTATATCGACTCGTTCAGTGAAGCGTTCCTCGACGATGCCGTCGTCGACTACGCCACCGACCGCATGGGCGGCCAGCTGACCATCAAGGCACCAAACGCCAAGGTTCCGATGGTCAACGCCGACAGCCCGATCAACGAGCGCATCAACTATTACCTGCAAACCGAAATCAACCCGGGGCTGGCCAGCCACGGCGGTCAGGTCAGCCTGATCGATGTGGTTGAAGACGGCATTGCCGTGCTGCAGTTCGGCGGCGGTTGCCAGGGCTGCGGCCAGGCGGACGTAACCTTGAAGGAAGGCATCGAGCGCACCTTGCTCGAACGCATTCCGGAGCTCAAGGGCGTTCGCGACGTGACCGACCACACGCAGAAAGAAAACGCCTACTACTAA